The following coding sequences lie in one Mus musculus strain C57BL/6J chromosome 11, GRCm38.p6 C57BL/6J genomic window:
- the Mink1 gene encoding misshapen-like kinase 1 isoform X1 — MGDPAPARSLDDIDLSALRDPAGIFELVEVVGNGTYGQVYKGRHVKTGQLAAIKVMDVTEDEEEEIKQEINMLKKYSHHRNIATYYGAFIKKSPPGNDDQLWLVMEFCGAGSVTDLVKNTKGNALKEDCIAYICREILRGLAHLHAHKVIHRDIKGQNVLLTENAEVKLVDFGVSAQLDRTVGRRNTFIGTPYWMAPEVIACDENPDATYDYRSDIWSLGITAIEMAEGAPPLCDMHPMRALFLIPRNPPPRLKSKKWSKKFTDFIDTCLIKTYLSRPPTEQLLKFPFIRDQPTERQVRIQLKDHIDRSRKKRGEKEETEYEYSGSEEEDDSHGEEGEPSSIMNVPGESTLRREFLRLQQENKSNSEALKQQQQLQQQQQRDPEAHIKHLLHQRQRRIEEQKEERRRVEEQQRREREQRKLQEKEQQRRLEDMQALRREEERRQAEREQEYIRHRLEEEQRQLEILQQQLLQEQALLLEYKRKQLEEQRQSERLQRQLQQEHAYLKSLQQQQQQQQLQKQQQQQQQILPGDRKPLYHYGRGINPADKPAWAREVEERARMNKQQNSPLAKAKPSSAGPEPPISQASPSPPGPLSQTPPMQRPVEPQEGPHKSLVAHRVPLKPYAAPVPRSQSLQDQPTRNLAAFPASHDPDPAAVPTPTATPSARGAVIRQNSDPTSEGPGPSPNPPSWVRPDNEAPPKVPQRTSSIATALNTSGAGGSRPAQAVRARPRSNSAWQIYLQRRAERGTPKPPGPPAQPPGPPNASSNPDLRRSDPGWERSDSVLPASHGHLPQAGSLERNRNRVGASTKLDSSPVLSPGNKAKPEDHRSRPGRPASYKRAIGEDFVLLKERTLDEAPKPPKKAMDYSSSSEEVESSEEEEEEGDGEPSEGSRDTPGGRSDGDTDSVSTMVVHDVEEISGTQPSYGGGTMVVQRTPEEERSLLLADSNGYTNLPDVVQPSHSPTENSKGQSPPTKDGGSDYQSRGLVKAPGKSSFTMFVDLGIYQPGGSGDTIPITALVGGEGGRLDQLQFDVRKGSVVNVNPTNTRAHSETPEIRKYKKRFNSEILCAALWGVNLLVGTENGLMLLDRSGQGKVYGLIGRRRFQQMDVLEGLNLLITISGKRNKLRVYYLSWLRNKILHNDPEVEKKQGWTTVGDMEGCGHYRVVKYERIKFLVIALKNSVEVYAWAPKPYHKFMAFKSFADLPHRPLLVDLTVEEGQRLKVIYGSSAGFHAVDVDSGNSYDIYIPVHIQSQITPHAIIFLPNTDGMEMLLCYEDEGVYVNTYGRIIKDVVLQWGEMPTSVAYICSNQIMGWGEKAIEIRSVETGHLDGVFMHKRAQRLKFLCERNDKVFFASVRSGGSSQVYFMTLNRNCIMNW; from the exons gacCCTGCAGGAATCTTTGAGCTGGTGGAGGTGGTTGGCAATGGAACCTATGGACAGGTATACAAG GGGCGGCACGTCAAGACTGGGCAGCTGGCTGCCATTAAGGTCATGGATGTCACAGAG gatgaggaggaagagatcaAACAGGAAATCAACATGTTAAAGAAGTACTCTCACCATCGCAATATTGCCACCTACTATGGGGCCTTTATCAAGAAGAGCCCTCCTGGGAACGATGACCAGCTCTGG CTGGTGATGGAGTTCTGCGGTGCTGGTTCAGTGACCGACCTGGTAAAGAACACAAAAGGGAACGCACTGAAGGAGGATTGCATTGCTTACATCTGCAGGGAGATTCTCAGG GGTCTTGCCCATCTCCATGCCCACAAGGTGATCCACAGAGATATCAAGGGACAAAATGTGCTGCTGACAGAGAATGCTGAAGTCAAGCTAG TGGATTTTGGGGTGAGTGCTCAGCTGGACCGCACTGTGGGCAGGCGGAACACTTTCATTGGAACCCCATACTGGATGGCTCCAGAAGTCATTGCCTGTGACGAGAACCCCGATGCCACCTATGACTACAGG AGTGACATTTGGTCTCTAGGAATCACAGCCATTGAAATGGCAGAGGGAGCCCCCC CTCTGTGTGACATGCACCCTATGCGGGCCCTCTTCCTCATCCCTCGGAACCCTCCCCCCAGGCTCAAGTCAAAGAAATG GTCTAAGAAGTTCACTGACTTCATCGACACGTGTCTCATCAAGACTTACCTGAGCCGCCCACCCACCGAACAGTTACTCAAATTCCCCTTCATCCGAGACCAGCCCACGGAGCGGCAGGTCCGCATCCAGCTCAAGGACCACATCGACCGCTCGCGGAAGAAGCGGGGTGAGAAAG AGGAGACAGAGTATGAGTACAGCGGCAGTGAGGAGGAAGACGACAGCCATGGAGAGGAAGGCGAGCCAAG CTCCATCATGAATGTGCCCGGTGAGTCCACACTGCGCAGAGAATTCCTCAGACTCCAGCAGGAGAATAAGAGCAACTCTGAGGCtttaaagcagcagcagcagctgcagcaacagcagcagcgggACCCGGAGGCACACATCAAACACCTGCTGCACCAGCGGCAGCGTCGCatagaggagcagaaggaggagcgGCGACGTGTGGAGGAG CAACAGCGGCGAGAGCGAGAACAGCGTAAGCTACAAGAGAAGGAGCAGCAGCGGCGATTGGAAGACATGCAAGCCCTACGACGAGAGGAAGAGAGGCGGCAAGCAGAGCGGGAACAG gaataTATCCGTCACAGGCTAGAGGAGGAGCAGCGACAGCTCGAGATCCTTCAGCAACAGCTGCTCCAGGAACAGGCCTTGCTGCTG GAATACAAGCGGAAGCAGCTGGAGGAGCAGCGGCAGTCAGAGCGGCTGCAGAGACAGCTGCAGCAGGAGCACGCCTACCTCAAGtccctgcagcagcagcagcagcagcagcagctccagaagcagcagcagcagcagcagcagatccTGCCTGGAGACAGGAAGCCCCTGTATCATTACGGTCGGGGCATTAATCCTGCTGACAAGCCAGCATGGGCCCGCGAG GTGGAAGAGAGAGCACGGATGAACAAGCAGCAGAACTCTCCCTTGGCGAAGGCGAAGCCAAGCAGTGCGGGGCCAGAGCCCCCCATCTCCCAGGCCTCTCCTAGCCCCCCAGGACCTCTTTCCCAGACTCCTCCTATGCAGAGGCCTGTGGAGCCCCAGGAAGGACCGCACAAG AGCCTGGTGGCACACCGGGTCCCACTGAAGCCATATGCAGCACCTGTACCCCGATCCCAGTCCCTGCAGGACCAGCCGACTCGAAACCTGGCTGCCTTCCCAGCCTCCCACGACCCTGACCCTGCTGCTGTCCCTACACCCACTGCCACACCCAGTGCCCGAGGAGCTGTCATCCGCCAGAATTCAGACCCCACCTCTGAAGGGCCAGGGCCTAGCCCAAACCCTCCATCCTGGGTTCGGCCTGATAATGAGGCTCCACCTAAG GTTCCACAGAGGACCTCTTCTATCGCCACTGCCCTTAACACCAGTGGGGCCGGAGGGTCCCGGCCAGCTCAGGCTGTCCGTGCCAG ACCTCGCAGTAACTCCGCCTGGCAAATCTATCTGCAGAGGCGGGCAGAGCGGGGCACCCCCAAGCCTCCCGGGCCCCCAGCTCAGCCCCCTGGCCCGCCCAACGCCTCTAG TAACCCTGACCTCAGGAGGAGTGACCCTGGCTGGGAGCGCTCAGACAGTGTCCTCCCGGCCTCCCACGGCCACCTCCCTCAGGCTGGCTCCTTGGAGCGGAACCGAAACCGTGTGGGAG CCTCCACAAAACTGGATAGCTCTCCAGTGCTCTCCCCTGGGAACAaagccaagcctgaagaccacCGCTCAAGGCCAGGCCGGCCCGCA AGCTATAAGCGAGCAATTGGCGAG GACTTTGTGTTGCTCAAAGAGCGGACTCTGGATGAGGCCCCTAAGCCTCCCAAGAAGGCCATGGACTACTCCTCATCCAGTGAGGAGGTGGAAAgcagtgaagaggaggaggaggaaggcgatGGGGAGCCGTCAGAGGGGAGCAGAGACACTCCCGGGGGCCG CAGTGATGGTGATACAGACAGCGTCAGCACCATGGTGGTTCATGATGTTGAGGAGATATCCGGGACCCAGCCCTCATATGGCGGCGGCACCATGGTGGTCCAGCGT ACTCCTGAAGAGGAACGAAGCCTGCTGCTTGCTGATAGCAATGGCTACACAAACCTGCCTGATGTGGTCCAGCCCAGCCACTCACCTACTGAGAACAGCAAAGGTCAAAGCCCTCCAACAAAGGATGGAGGCAGTGAT TACCAGTCTCGTGGGCTGGTAAAGGCCCCAGGAAAGAGCTCATTCACCATGTTTGTGGATCTAGGGATCTACCAGCCTGGAGGCAGTGGGGACACCATCCCTATCACAG CCCTAGTGGGTGGAGAAGGTGGTCGCCTTGATCAACTGCAGTTCGATGTGAGGAAGGGCTCTGTGGTCAACGTCAATCCCACCAACACCCGAGCTCATAGTGAAACTCCTGAAATTCGCAAGTACAAGAAGCGATTCAACTCAGAGATCCTATGTGCAGCTCTCTGGG GGGTCAACCTCCTAGTGGGCACAGAGAATGGGCTGATGTTGCTGGACCGAAGTGGGCAGGGCAAGGTGTATGGACTTATTGGGCGACGACGCTTCCAGCAAATGGATGTCTTAGAAGGGCTCAACTTGCTCATCACCATCTCAG GGAAAAGGAACAAACTGCGGGTATATTACCTGTCCTGGCTTCGGAACAAGATCCTACACAATGACCCAGAGGTGGAAAAGAAGCAGGGGTGGACCACCGTGGGGGACATGGAGGGCTGCGGCCACTACCGTGTTG TGAAATATGAACGGATTAAGTTCCTGGTCATTGCCCTGAAGAACTCCGTGGAGGTTTATGCCTGGGCTCCCAAACCCTACCACAAATTCATGGCCTTCAAG TCCTTTGCTGACCTCCCTCACCGCCCTCTACTGGTGGACCTGACAGTAGAGGAGGGACAGCGGCTCAAGGTCATCTATGGCTCCAGTGCTGGCTTCCATGCTGTGGATGTTGATTCTGGGAACAGCTATGACATCTACATCCCTGTACAT ATCCAGAGCCAGATCACACCCCACGCCATCATCTTCCTCCCCAACACTGATGGCATGGAGATGCTGCTGTGCTATGAAGATGAGGGTGTCTATGTCAACACTTACGGGCGGATCATCAAGGATGTGGTGCTGCAGTGGGGAGAGATGCCCACCTCTGTGG cctacatCTGCTCCAACCAGATAATGGGCTGGGGTGAGAAGGCCATAGAGATCCGCTCTGTGGAGACAGGCCACCTAGATGGGGTCTTCATGCACAAACGAGCCCAGAGGCTCAAGTTCCTGTGTGAGCGCAATGACAAG GTGTTTTTTGCCTCTGTCCGCTCTGGAGGAAGCAGCCAAGTTTACTTTATGACTCTGAACCGTAACTGCATCATGAACTGGTGA
- the Mink1 gene encoding misshapen-like kinase 1 isoform X4, which translates to MGDPAPARSLDDIDLSALRDPAGIFELVEVVGNGTYGQVYKGRHVKTGQLAAIKVMDVTEDEEEEIKQEINMLKKYSHHRNIATYYGAFIKKSPPGNDDQLWLVMEFCGAGSVTDLVKNTKGNALKEDCIAYICREILRGLAHLHAHKVIHRDIKGQNVLLTENAEVKLVDFGVSAQLDRTVGRRNTFIGTPYWMAPEVIACDENPDATYDYRSDIWSLGITAIEMAEGAPPLCDMHPMRALFLIPRNPPPRLKSKKWSKKFTDFIDTCLIKTYLSRPPTEQLLKFPFIRDQPTERQVRIQLKDHIDRSRKKRGEKEETEYEYSGSEEEDDSHGEEGEPSSIMNVPGESTLRREFLRLQQENKSNSEALKQQQQLQQQQQRDPEAHIKHLLHQRQRRIEEQKEERRRVEEQQRREREQRKLQEKEQQRRLEDMQALRREEERRQAEREQEYKRKQLEEQRQSERLQRQLQQEHAYLKSLQQQQQQQQLQKQQQQQQQILPGDRKPLYHYGRGINPADKPAWAREVEERARMNKQQNSPLAKAKPSSAGPEPPISQASPSPPGPLSQTPPMQRPVEPQEGPHKSLVAHRVPLKPYAAPVPRSQSLQDQPTRNLAAFPASHDPDPAAVPTPTATPSARGAVIRQNSDPTSEGPGPSPNPPSWVRPDNEAPPKVPQRTSSIATALNTSGAGGSRPAQAVRARPRSNSAWQIYLQRRAERGTPKPPGPPAQPPGPPNASSNPDLRRSDPGWERSDSVLPASHGHLPQAGSLERNRNRVGASTKLDSSPVLSPGNKAKPEDHRSRPGRPASYKRAIGEDFVLLKERTLDEAPKPPKKAMDYSSSSEEVESSEEEEEEGDGEPSEGSRDTPGGRSDGDTDSVSTMVVHDVEEISGTQPSYGGGTMVVQRTPEEERSLLLADSNGYTNLPDVVQPSHSPTENSKGQSPPTKDGGSDYQSRGLVKAPGKSSFTMFVDLGIYQPGGSGDTIPITALVGGEGGRLDQLQFDVRKGSVVNVNPTNTRAHSETPEIRKYKKRFNSEILCAALWGVNLLVGTENGLMLLDRSGQGKVYGLIGRRRFQQMDVLEGLNLLITISGKRNKLRVYYLSWLRNKILHNDPEVEKKQGWTTVGDMEGCGHYRVVKYERIKFLVIALKNSVEVYAWAPKPYHKFMAFKSFADLPHRPLLVDLTVEEGQRLKVIYGSSAGFHAVDVDSGNSYDIYIPVHIQSQITPHAIIFLPNTDGMEMLLCYEDEGVYVNTYGRIIKDVVLQWGEMPTSVAYICSNQIMGWGEKAIEIRSVETGHLDGVFMHKRAQRLKFLCERNDKVFFASVRSGGSSQVYFMTLNRNCIMNW; encoded by the exons gacCCTGCAGGAATCTTTGAGCTGGTGGAGGTGGTTGGCAATGGAACCTATGGACAGGTATACAAG GGGCGGCACGTCAAGACTGGGCAGCTGGCTGCCATTAAGGTCATGGATGTCACAGAG gatgaggaggaagagatcaAACAGGAAATCAACATGTTAAAGAAGTACTCTCACCATCGCAATATTGCCACCTACTATGGGGCCTTTATCAAGAAGAGCCCTCCTGGGAACGATGACCAGCTCTGG CTGGTGATGGAGTTCTGCGGTGCTGGTTCAGTGACCGACCTGGTAAAGAACACAAAAGGGAACGCACTGAAGGAGGATTGCATTGCTTACATCTGCAGGGAGATTCTCAGG GGTCTTGCCCATCTCCATGCCCACAAGGTGATCCACAGAGATATCAAGGGACAAAATGTGCTGCTGACAGAGAATGCTGAAGTCAAGCTAG TGGATTTTGGGGTGAGTGCTCAGCTGGACCGCACTGTGGGCAGGCGGAACACTTTCATTGGAACCCCATACTGGATGGCTCCAGAAGTCATTGCCTGTGACGAGAACCCCGATGCCACCTATGACTACAGG AGTGACATTTGGTCTCTAGGAATCACAGCCATTGAAATGGCAGAGGGAGCCCCCC CTCTGTGTGACATGCACCCTATGCGGGCCCTCTTCCTCATCCCTCGGAACCCTCCCCCCAGGCTCAAGTCAAAGAAATG GTCTAAGAAGTTCACTGACTTCATCGACACGTGTCTCATCAAGACTTACCTGAGCCGCCCACCCACCGAACAGTTACTCAAATTCCCCTTCATCCGAGACCAGCCCACGGAGCGGCAGGTCCGCATCCAGCTCAAGGACCACATCGACCGCTCGCGGAAGAAGCGGGGTGAGAAAG AGGAGACAGAGTATGAGTACAGCGGCAGTGAGGAGGAAGACGACAGCCATGGAGAGGAAGGCGAGCCAAG CTCCATCATGAATGTGCCCGGTGAGTCCACACTGCGCAGAGAATTCCTCAGACTCCAGCAGGAGAATAAGAGCAACTCTGAGGCtttaaagcagcagcagcagctgcagcaacagcagcagcgggACCCGGAGGCACACATCAAACACCTGCTGCACCAGCGGCAGCGTCGCatagaggagcagaaggaggagcgGCGACGTGTGGAGGAG CAACAGCGGCGAGAGCGAGAACAGCGTAAGCTACAAGAGAAGGAGCAGCAGCGGCGATTGGAAGACATGCAAGCCCTACGACGAGAGGAAGAGAGGCGGCAAGCAGAGCGGGAACAG GAATACAAGCGGAAGCAGCTGGAGGAGCAGCGGCAGTCAGAGCGGCTGCAGAGACAGCTGCAGCAGGAGCACGCCTACCTCAAGtccctgcagcagcagcagcagcagcagcagctccagaagcagcagcagcagcagcagcagatccTGCCTGGAGACAGGAAGCCCCTGTATCATTACGGTCGGGGCATTAATCCTGCTGACAAGCCAGCATGGGCCCGCGAG GTGGAAGAGAGAGCACGGATGAACAAGCAGCAGAACTCTCCCTTGGCGAAGGCGAAGCCAAGCAGTGCGGGGCCAGAGCCCCCCATCTCCCAGGCCTCTCCTAGCCCCCCAGGACCTCTTTCCCAGACTCCTCCTATGCAGAGGCCTGTGGAGCCCCAGGAAGGACCGCACAAG AGCCTGGTGGCACACCGGGTCCCACTGAAGCCATATGCAGCACCTGTACCCCGATCCCAGTCCCTGCAGGACCAGCCGACTCGAAACCTGGCTGCCTTCCCAGCCTCCCACGACCCTGACCCTGCTGCTGTCCCTACACCCACTGCCACACCCAGTGCCCGAGGAGCTGTCATCCGCCAGAATTCAGACCCCACCTCTGAAGGGCCAGGGCCTAGCCCAAACCCTCCATCCTGGGTTCGGCCTGATAATGAGGCTCCACCTAAG GTTCCACAGAGGACCTCTTCTATCGCCACTGCCCTTAACACCAGTGGGGCCGGAGGGTCCCGGCCAGCTCAGGCTGTCCGTGCCAG ACCTCGCAGTAACTCCGCCTGGCAAATCTATCTGCAGAGGCGGGCAGAGCGGGGCACCCCCAAGCCTCCCGGGCCCCCAGCTCAGCCCCCTGGCCCGCCCAACGCCTCTAG TAACCCTGACCTCAGGAGGAGTGACCCTGGCTGGGAGCGCTCAGACAGTGTCCTCCCGGCCTCCCACGGCCACCTCCCTCAGGCTGGCTCCTTGGAGCGGAACCGAAACCGTGTGGGAG CCTCCACAAAACTGGATAGCTCTCCAGTGCTCTCCCCTGGGAACAaagccaagcctgaagaccacCGCTCAAGGCCAGGCCGGCCCGCA AGCTATAAGCGAGCAATTGGCGAG GACTTTGTGTTGCTCAAAGAGCGGACTCTGGATGAGGCCCCTAAGCCTCCCAAGAAGGCCATGGACTACTCCTCATCCAGTGAGGAGGTGGAAAgcagtgaagaggaggaggaggaaggcgatGGGGAGCCGTCAGAGGGGAGCAGAGACACTCCCGGGGGCCG CAGTGATGGTGATACAGACAGCGTCAGCACCATGGTGGTTCATGATGTTGAGGAGATATCCGGGACCCAGCCCTCATATGGCGGCGGCACCATGGTGGTCCAGCGT ACTCCTGAAGAGGAACGAAGCCTGCTGCTTGCTGATAGCAATGGCTACACAAACCTGCCTGATGTGGTCCAGCCCAGCCACTCACCTACTGAGAACAGCAAAGGTCAAAGCCCTCCAACAAAGGATGGAGGCAGTGAT TACCAGTCTCGTGGGCTGGTAAAGGCCCCAGGAAAGAGCTCATTCACCATGTTTGTGGATCTAGGGATCTACCAGCCTGGAGGCAGTGGGGACACCATCCCTATCACAG CCCTAGTGGGTGGAGAAGGTGGTCGCCTTGATCAACTGCAGTTCGATGTGAGGAAGGGCTCTGTGGTCAACGTCAATCCCACCAACACCCGAGCTCATAGTGAAACTCCTGAAATTCGCAAGTACAAGAAGCGATTCAACTCAGAGATCCTATGTGCAGCTCTCTGGG GGGTCAACCTCCTAGTGGGCACAGAGAATGGGCTGATGTTGCTGGACCGAAGTGGGCAGGGCAAGGTGTATGGACTTATTGGGCGACGACGCTTCCAGCAAATGGATGTCTTAGAAGGGCTCAACTTGCTCATCACCATCTCAG GGAAAAGGAACAAACTGCGGGTATATTACCTGTCCTGGCTTCGGAACAAGATCCTACACAATGACCCAGAGGTGGAAAAGAAGCAGGGGTGGACCACCGTGGGGGACATGGAGGGCTGCGGCCACTACCGTGTTG TGAAATATGAACGGATTAAGTTCCTGGTCATTGCCCTGAAGAACTCCGTGGAGGTTTATGCCTGGGCTCCCAAACCCTACCACAAATTCATGGCCTTCAAG TCCTTTGCTGACCTCCCTCACCGCCCTCTACTGGTGGACCTGACAGTAGAGGAGGGACAGCGGCTCAAGGTCATCTATGGCTCCAGTGCTGGCTTCCATGCTGTGGATGTTGATTCTGGGAACAGCTATGACATCTACATCCCTGTACAT ATCCAGAGCCAGATCACACCCCACGCCATCATCTTCCTCCCCAACACTGATGGCATGGAGATGCTGCTGTGCTATGAAGATGAGGGTGTCTATGTCAACACTTACGGGCGGATCATCAAGGATGTGGTGCTGCAGTGGGGAGAGATGCCCACCTCTGTGG cctacatCTGCTCCAACCAGATAATGGGCTGGGGTGAGAAGGCCATAGAGATCCGCTCTGTGGAGACAGGCCACCTAGATGGGGTCTTCATGCACAAACGAGCCCAGAGGCTCAAGTTCCTGTGTGAGCGCAATGACAAG GTGTTTTTTGCCTCTGTCCGCTCTGGAGGAAGCAGCCAAGTTTACTTTATGACTCTGAACCGTAACTGCATCATGAACTGGTGA